One Anaerohalosphaeraceae bacterium DNA segment encodes these proteins:
- a CDS encoding gamma-glutamylcyclotransferase, giving the protein MTSSEQQGSNLFVYGSLREPSIFESVCGLSFTLKPSRVQPGHTLFAELAILNGYRRVSPDNVYFYAIPEPTAKIEGFVIYNLPEEALREIDRYEGKLYERETVTVNTASGPVQAFAYLASPKSMKKKFGDRFHVNLIHELWLRRRIERFFETHTRPGEESMDADIERRARRELLGTTERDLVITHLGRAAVSDYTLEQELSRPIPSIRHLYSNPAVKPYFENYIHLVVKQVLLNQFEWHLYHRFRFELNRLCPNRRYYTRILSILIALRMINANASVVNLVLRRCLETLPADGTYDLIDYVKYGVQAADNIFDARVARSEISRIRQNLQPGLVPMGAEMELSNLGYRAVAKNIENEDPVFDGFRYFSDFALDVLSWKLGGYIDNHSGEPVPGIRGFLELAPGRLNILGEISKPATDDPWVLNQLIRETASFYPARPHSLHLSFQLRRYQIGKQTLLPMGFVQCLLAMGGGVRKEGNRIWISRMEHDEIIRYRPTEELVFAQTSRRRWRLDDPYLEEGRCASEPAYVQQYKFIRLDPQINYEPLILALKGIQLSINPGDYLTAEQMAASPKLRQEYADLKAWAARPDPIDEKTKQAFLGAVYDGLMHERHLRPYHKQHYIEWAMEAINTQIQNFNELVEKTRTQPSAEASTKQI; this is encoded by the coding sequence ATGACCTCTTCCGAGCAGCAAGGTTCCAATCTGTTCGTGTACGGCTCCCTTCGGGAACCTTCCATCTTTGAATCCGTCTGCGGCTTGAGTTTTACCCTCAAACCCTCCCGTGTTCAGCCCGGCCATACCCTTTTTGCGGAACTGGCGATACTGAACGGCTACCGGCGGGTCAGCCCCGACAACGTTTATTTCTATGCCATCCCTGAGCCAACGGCCAAAATCGAGGGGTTTGTCATTTACAACCTGCCCGAGGAAGCCCTGCGGGAAATCGACCGCTACGAAGGCAAACTCTACGAACGTGAAACCGTTACCGTCAATACTGCCAGCGGCCCTGTCCAGGCCTTTGCGTACCTGGCCAGCCCGAAATCCATGAAAAAAAAGTTCGGCGACCGCTTCCATGTCAATCTCATCCACGAATTATGGCTTCGAAGACGAATCGAACGCTTCTTTGAAACCCATACACGCCCCGGCGAAGAGTCGATGGACGCCGACATTGAGCGGCGGGCCCGTCGGGAACTGCTCGGCACAACGGAGCGGGACCTGGTCATCACCCACCTCGGACGGGCCGCCGTCAGCGATTACACCCTCGAACAGGAGCTCAGCCGTCCGATTCCCTCTATCCGGCATCTCTACAGTAATCCCGCTGTAAAACCTTATTTCGAAAACTACATCCATCTGGTCGTCAAACAAGTCCTGCTCAACCAGTTCGAATGGCATCTCTACCATCGATTCCGGTTTGAACTGAACCGCCTCTGTCCCAATCGCCGCTACTATACCCGCATTTTGAGTATTCTGATTGCTTTGCGGATGATTAATGCCAACGCATCCGTCGTGAATCTCGTCCTTCGCCGCTGTCTCGAAACCCTGCCGGCCGACGGAACGTATGATTTGATTGACTATGTCAAATACGGCGTACAGGCCGCGGACAACATCTTCGATGCACGAGTCGCCCGAAGCGAAATCTCCCGAATCCGGCAAAATCTTCAGCCCGGACTGGTTCCGATGGGAGCGGAGATGGAATTAAGCAATCTCGGCTACCGCGCCGTTGCAAAAAACATCGAAAACGAGGACCCTGTTTTTGACGGATTCCGCTATTTCTCCGATTTTGCCCTCGATGTGCTCAGCTGGAAACTCGGCGGATACATCGATAATCATTCCGGAGAACCCGTACCGGGCATTCGCGGTTTTCTTGAATTAGCCCCCGGGCGGCTCAACATCCTCGGAGAGATTTCCAAACCCGCTACGGACGACCCCTGGGTTCTCAATCAGCTGATTCGGGAGACCGCTTCCTTCTACCCCGCTCGTCCTCACAGTCTTCACCTGTCCTTCCAGCTCCGGCGCTATCAGATTGGGAAGCAGACCCTCCTGCCGATGGGGTTTGTCCAATGCCTGCTGGCCATGGGCGGAGGCGTCCGGAAAGAAGGAAACCGGATATGGATTTCCCGAATGGAGCACGATGAAATTATTCGCTATCGCCCCACCGAGGAACTCGTCTTTGCCCAAACCAGCAGAAGGCGATGGCGGCTGGACGACCCATATCTCGAAGAAGGCCGCTGCGCCTCTGAACCCGCCTATGTTCAGCAGTACAAATTCATTCGTCTGGACCCGCAAATCAATTATGAACCCCTCATTCTGGCCCTGAAAGGAATCCAGTTATCGATCAACCCGGGAGACTACCTGACCGCTGAACAGATGGCCGCCAGTCCGAAACTCCGGCAGGAATATGCAGACCTTAAGGCCTGGGCGGCTCGGCCTGACCCCATTGACGAAAAAACCAAACAGGCCTTTCTGGGTGCCGTTTATGACGGCCTGATGCACGAACGCCACCTCCGCCCCTACCACAAACAGCACTATATCGAATGGGCGATGGAGGCAATCAATACCCAGATTCAGAACTTTAACGAACTGGTCGAAAAAACCCG
- the pstA gene encoding phosphate ABC transporter permease PstA, with protein MDRRRVEEAVMKGLMKAATLLIVGVLGLIMLTILVRGIRAMSWSMLTQTPKGGFYLGREGGILNAIVGSFYIAGGATGLAFAAAVPVVLYLNVFCRRGSRTAAVIRFLLDVLWGVPSIVFGAFGFLLMLAVGLRASLLGGILTVSLFVLPILCRAMDEVVRMIPSDLLESSYALGATRLQTAVRVVLRQASAGILTAVLIAFGRGIGDAASVLFTAGYSDQIPQSLTRPAATLPLAIFFQLGTPFPQVQDRAYAAALILTIVVLTTSLLSRRLGRRLTRHMIP; from the coding sequence ATGGACAGACGGCGGGTGGAAGAGGCGGTCATGAAGGGGCTGATGAAGGCGGCGACGCTTTTGATTGTGGGCGTGCTGGGGCTGATTATGCTGACGATTCTTGTGCGGGGAATTCGGGCGATGAGCTGGTCAATGCTCACACAAACCCCCAAAGGAGGATTTTATCTGGGCAGGGAGGGGGGCATTTTGAATGCGATTGTGGGGTCTTTTTATATCGCCGGCGGGGCGACGGGGCTGGCCTTTGCAGCGGCGGTGCCCGTGGTGCTTTATCTGAATGTGTTCTGCCGGCGCGGAAGCCGCACGGCGGCGGTGATTCGTTTTCTGCTGGATGTGCTCTGGGGAGTGCCTTCAATTGTGTTTGGGGCGTTCGGGTTTCTTCTGATGCTGGCCGTCGGACTGCGGGCTTCTCTGCTGGGGGGGATTCTCACCGTCTCGCTGTTTGTGCTTCCAATCCTGTGCCGGGCAATGGACGAGGTGGTTCGGATGATTCCTTCCGATTTGCTGGAGTCATCTTATGCACTGGGAGCGACGCGTCTGCAGACGGCCGTCCGGGTGGTGCTTCGGCAGGCCTCGGCGGGGATTTTGACGGCGGTTCTGATTGCCTTCGGGCGGGGGATCGGCGATGCGGCGTCAGTGCTGTTTACGGCCGGCTACAGCGACCAGATTCCTCAGTCGCTGACGCGTCCGGCGGCGACGCTGCCGCTGGCGATTTTTTTCCAGCTGGGCACGCCGTTTCCGCAGGTTCAGGACCGGGCGTATGCGGCGGCGCTGATTTTGACGATTGTTGTGCTGACGACCAGCCTTCTTTCGCGTCGGCTGGGACGCCGGCTGACACGACATATGATTCCGTGA
- a CDS encoding phosphate ABC transporter ATP-binding protein: MNQPHIRVENLNVYYGSDHSLWDVSIELPGRQIIAVIGPSGCGKTTFLKSLNRMVELAEGARVTGRVLVDGEDIYSPTAEVTAIRKKMGLLSQTPRPLPMSIYENVAYGPRIHGLNDRRKLDEIVEFRLRQVGLWEEVKDRLGQPASRISIGQQQRLCLARGLAVEPEIILADEPTSALDPMSSRRIEECFLELKKDYTIVIVTHILRQARRLADYAAFFYCGRLVEHGPAARMFENPAQRETIEYVKGIIS, from the coding sequence ATGAATCAGCCCCATATCCGCGTGGAAAATCTGAATGTGTATTACGGGTCGGACCATTCGCTTTGGGATGTTTCCATCGAACTGCCGGGCCGGCAGATTATTGCCGTCATCGGGCCGTCCGGCTGCGGCAAGACGACCTTCCTGAAATCGCTGAACCGAATGGTGGAGCTGGCGGAAGGGGCGCGGGTGACCGGGCGGGTGCTGGTGGACGGCGAAGATATTTACAGCCCGACGGCAGAGGTGACGGCGATTCGGAAAAAGATGGGGCTGCTTTCGCAAACCCCTCGGCCTTTGCCGATGTCGATTTATGAGAATGTGGCGTACGGCCCGCGGATTCACGGTCTGAATGACCGCCGGAAACTGGATGAGATTGTGGAGTTTCGTCTGCGGCAGGTGGGGCTCTGGGAGGAGGTCAAAGACCGGCTCGGTCAGCCGGCGTCGCGGATTTCGATTGGGCAGCAGCAGCGGCTGTGTCTGGCTCGGGGGCTGGCGGTGGAGCCGGAGATTATACTGGCGGATGAGCCGACGTCGGCGCTGGACCCGATGTCCAGCCGGCGGATTGAGGAGTGTTTTCTGGAATTGAAGAAGGATTATACGATTGTGATTGTCACGCATATTCTCCGTCAGGCCCGTCGGCTGGCGGATTATGCCGCGTTTTTTTACTGCGGGCGGCTGGTGGAGCACGGCCCGGCGGCTCGGATGTTTGAGAATCCCGCCCAGCGGGAAACCATCGAGTATGTGAAAGGAATTATCAGTTAA
- a CDS encoding 3D domain-containing protein, with product MAKWEKSSCYSRPTHGGYEAALLSSLLMAVLLGVCVHHYNLQGRKVVSLYSAWSPVQPDGSVQEFADEQVLPAVPSDKELLAMLRSVGQGLAERSFASASAEAPVVPQQRKEEWRVVRMKVTAYCPCRKCCGRHADGITACNHRIRPGDVFVAADKRYSFGTEMIIPGYNGNKPVEVKDRGRLIKGNRLDIFFASHERAKKWGTRTLDVLVKVE from the coding sequence TTGGCAAAGTGGGAGAAATCTTCTTGCTACAGCCGTCCGACTCACGGCGGGTATGAAGCGGCGCTGCTGTCCAGTCTTCTGATGGCGGTGCTGCTGGGGGTGTGTGTTCATCATTATAATCTTCAGGGACGAAAGGTTGTTTCGCTGTACAGTGCCTGGTCTCCGGTACAGCCGGATGGTTCTGTTCAGGAGTTTGCCGATGAACAGGTTCTGCCGGCCGTTCCTTCGGATAAAGAACTCCTTGCGATGCTGCGAAGCGTCGGGCAGGGTTTGGCGGAGAGGTCCTTTGCTTCTGCTTCCGCCGAAGCCCCTGTTGTCCCCCAGCAGCGTAAAGAGGAATGGCGTGTAGTACGGATGAAGGTGACGGCCTATTGTCCGTGTCGAAAATGCTGCGGCAGACATGCGGACGGGATTACGGCCTGCAATCACCGGATTCGACCGGGGGATGTTTTTGTGGCAGCCGACAAGCGGTATTCATTTGGAACGGAGATGATTATCCCCGGATACAACGGCAATAAACCCGTTGAAGTCAAAGACCGCGGTCGGTTGATTAAGGGGAACCGTCTGGACATCTTCTTCGCCTCGCATGAGCGGGCGAAGAAATGGGGTACTAGGACGCTGGATGTGTTGGTGAAGGTCGAATAG
- a CDS encoding pyridoxal phosphate-dependent aminotransferase, whose amino-acid sequence MKISSRAKAVAPSATLAVTSRAKEMKAQGLDVLSFGAGEPDFDTPQFIKDAAVESLKKGQTKYTPAAGIMELRKAIADKLLKENNLQYTPEQIIVNLGAKHSVYMAMQAVLDPGDEVLLPAPYWVTYPEAIQLAGAKPVILETTAKTEYKITPSQLKSAITPKTAMLVLNSPNNPGGFCYTPDELKALAKVLEGTNVIVLSDEIYERLVYGNMRFVSFASLSQDAYNRTLTINGLSKSFSMTGWRLGYTAGPLDVIKAMSRLQDHMTSNAVTFTQYAAVAALKDTSGVVEKMRQEFEKRGKLMTERLNAIPGVHCVPAQGAFYCFPDVSAHYGRTIGGMLIKDSMDFAKALLEQKLVAVVPGGPFGAPKNIRLSFACSLEQIEKGIDRIREWLS is encoded by the coding sequence ATGAAAATCTCCTCGAGAGCAAAAGCGGTCGCACCTTCGGCCACTCTTGCCGTCACATCGCGAGCCAAAGAAATGAAAGCCCAAGGTCTGGATGTCCTCAGTTTCGGTGCAGGAGAACCGGACTTTGATACCCCACAATTCATTAAAGATGCGGCTGTCGAATCCCTCAAAAAAGGACAAACCAAATACACCCCTGCCGCAGGCATTATGGAGCTGCGCAAGGCAATCGCAGACAAACTGCTGAAAGAAAACAACTTACAGTACACACCGGAGCAGATTATAGTCAATCTCGGCGCTAAACATTCCGTCTATATGGCTATGCAGGCCGTTTTAGACCCCGGCGATGAAGTGCTCCTGCCGGCCCCATATTGGGTCACCTATCCGGAAGCGATTCAGCTGGCCGGCGCCAAACCCGTCATCCTCGAAACCACCGCCAAAACCGAATACAAAATCACCCCCTCCCAGCTGAAATCCGCCATTACCCCCAAAACAGCGATGCTGGTCCTTAACTCTCCGAACAATCCCGGCGGATTTTGCTATACACCGGACGAACTGAAGGCCCTTGCCAAAGTCCTCGAGGGAACAAATGTAATCGTCCTGTCCGATGAGATTTATGAACGTTTGGTCTATGGAAATATGCGATTTGTCAGCTTCGCTTCGCTCAGTCAGGACGCCTACAATCGAACTCTGACCATCAACGGGTTAAGCAAATCCTTCTCGATGACCGGCTGGCGTCTGGGCTATACGGCAGGACCGCTGGATGTCATCAAGGCCATGTCGCGTCTGCAGGACCATATGACCTCCAACGCCGTCACCTTTACGCAATATGCCGCCGTTGCCGCCCTCAAAGATACCTCAGGAGTCGTCGAGAAAATGCGGCAGGAGTTTGAAAAACGGGGAAAACTGATGACCGAACGGCTCAATGCAATCCCCGGTGTGCACTGCGTACCGGCTCAGGGGGCCTTCTATTGCTTCCCGGACGTCTCGGCTCATTACGGTCGTACCATCGGCGGAATGCTTATCAAAGACAGTATGGACTTCGCCAAGGCGCTTCTTGAGCAAAAATTGGTTGCCGTCGTTCCGGGAGGGCCCTTTGGAGCGCCGAAAAATATACGGCTCAGCTTTGCCTGTTCACTGGAACAGATTGAAAAAGGAATTGACCGGATTCGGGAATGGCTTTCATAA
- a CDS encoding glycosyltransferase family 2 protein: MSAQPTPSSAASSFRSISVFFPCFNERENLEPLVRQALDVLGKMGLDYEIIIVDDGSTDGTGALADALAAENPRIKVIHHPVNKGYGAALQSGFRAASKELVFYTDGDRQFDLNELPPLLPLIEQYDIVSCYRMNRQEGWIRRFNGFAWTRLVCLLFHLKLKDIDCSFKLYRRKIFDGMPLVSTGALIDTEVLARAARKGYTIKQVGVHHYPRRAGKATGAKLRVIARAFYELFKLRKTILKQQP, encoded by the coding sequence ATGAGTGCTCAACCCACCCCATCATCCGCCGCATCTTCGTTCCGCTCCATCAGCGTCTTTTTCCCCTGCTTCAACGAGCGGGAAAATCTCGAACCGCTGGTGCGTCAGGCCCTTGATGTGCTCGGCAAAATGGGGCTGGATTATGAAATCATCATCGTCGATGACGGCAGCACAGACGGAACCGGGGCGCTGGCGGACGCATTAGCCGCCGAAAACCCGCGCATCAAAGTCATTCATCATCCCGTCAACAAAGGATACGGCGCCGCCCTTCAAAGCGGCTTCCGTGCCGCCTCCAAAGAGCTGGTCTTCTATACCGACGGCGACCGCCAGTTCGACCTCAATGAACTGCCGCCGCTTTTGCCCCTCATCGAACAATATGACATTGTCAGCTGCTATCGTATGAACCGTCAGGAAGGGTGGATTCGCCGTTTCAACGGCTTCGCATGGACCCGCTTGGTCTGCCTGCTGTTCCATCTGAAACTGAAGGACATTGACTGCTCTTTCAAGCTCTACAGACGAAAAATCTTTGACGGGATGCCTTTGGTCAGCACCGGCGCCCTGATTGACACAGAAGTGCTTGCCAGAGCCGCCCGAAAAGGATATACCATCAAACAGGTGGGTGTGCACCACTATCCCCGGCGGGCCGGAAAAGCCACCGGCGCGAAACTGCGGGTTATTGCCAGGGCCTTTTATGAATTATTCAAACTTCGTAAAACCATCTTAAAACAACAGCCATGA
- the alr gene encoding alanine racemase, with translation MKVYRDQSFIRPDLQAHLYSERLLDNVRALRGLCAPSTRFCAVVKANAYGHGIREVVNILKNGPVDFFAVATFYEALHIRPLVHRQSILILEPIHPAQPAEQIRACAAAGFHCVLASLEGLDWAARALAGTDRILPVHLNIETGMGRCGMPPEEAAALLTRLRSQTMLRLAGVFTHYATADEDNISFAWEQHRRFEAFLQEHRLKDRPDLLIHSCNSAATLKMPPAHYTMVRCGISMYGYYSRPMSQPPIPLKPVLKLQAPLTLIKTIKAGESVGYGRSFIAKRDTLAAIVPLGYADGYRRAFSNKAVMKLGDHFIPVIGRVCMDQLIVDVTDVPNVQTGQMVTVIDDDHQSPCGVYALAELADTICYEILTMIHAHVNRIVH, from the coding sequence ATGAAGGTGTACCGAGACCAGTCGTTTATTCGTCCGGACCTGCAGGCCCATCTCTACTCCGAGCGGCTGCTGGACAACGTCAGGGCCCTGCGGGGACTTTGTGCGCCGTCAACCCGGTTTTGTGCCGTCGTAAAAGCCAACGCCTACGGCCACGGCATCCGTGAAGTCGTCAATATTCTCAAAAACGGCCCGGTCGATTTCTTCGCCGTCGCCACCTTCTATGAAGCCCTGCACATTCGCCCTCTGGTCCACCGCCAGTCTATCCTGATTCTCGAACCGATTCATCCTGCCCAGCCCGCCGAGCAAATCCGCGCCTGTGCCGCCGCCGGCTTTCACTGCGTCCTGGCCTCTCTGGAAGGACTTGACTGGGCGGCAAGAGCTCTGGCCGGTACGGACCGCATCCTGCCGGTGCACCTGAATATCGAAACCGGTATGGGACGTTGCGGAATGCCGCCGGAAGAAGCCGCCGCCCTCCTGACCCGCCTGCGCAGCCAGACCATGCTTCGGCTGGCAGGGGTCTTTACCCATTACGCAACCGCTGACGAAGACAACATCAGCTTCGCCTGGGAGCAGCACAGACGCTTCGAGGCGTTTTTGCAGGAACATCGGCTCAAAGACCGTCCGGATTTGCTCATTCATTCCTGCAACAGCGCCGCCACACTCAAAATGCCGCCGGCCCATTATACGATGGTTCGATGCGGCATCTCGATGTACGGATACTACTCCAGGCCGATGAGCCAACCCCCAATCCCCCTCAAACCCGTCCTGAAGCTTCAGGCGCCGCTGACCCTGATTAAAACAATCAAAGCCGGAGAATCCGTCGGGTACGGCCGGTCTTTCATTGCCAAACGCGACACCCTGGCGGCCATCGTCCCGCTCGGATATGCCGACGGATACCGCCGCGCCTTTTCCAACAAGGCCGTGATGAAACTGGGCGACCATTTCATCCCCGTCATCGGCAGAGTCTGCATGGATCAGCTGATTGTGGACGTCACGGATGTCCCCAATGTCCAGACCGGCCAAATGGTCACCGTAATTGATGATGACCACCAGTCTCCCTGCGGAGTCTATGCTTTGGCGGAACTGGCGGATACTATCTGCTATGAAATCCTTACAATGATACACGCTCACGTAAACCGAATTGTCCATTAA
- a CDS encoding Rrf2 family transcriptional regulator produces the protein MRLTTKSEYTILALIYLARQPEGAFVKIEEICRHFEIPKKYLEFLFMTLRQNRYLQTRRGTNGGYRLMRPAKEITIAEIVRLMDGPLAPTESVSKYFFANTPLSKEPKMLAVCKEIRDFIAERLERLTLADLA, from the coding sequence ATGAGACTAACCACGAAAAGTGAATATACGATATTAGCGCTGATTTACCTGGCTCGGCAGCCGGAAGGGGCTTTTGTAAAGATAGAGGAGATCTGTCGGCATTTTGAGATTCCCAAAAAGTACTTGGAGTTTCTTTTTATGACGCTGCGGCAGAATCGGTATCTTCAGACGCGTCGGGGCACAAACGGAGGGTATCGACTGATGCGGCCGGCCAAAGAAATTACGATTGCGGAGATTGTACGGCTGATGGACGGGCCGCTGGCTCCGACGGAATCGGTCAGCAAGTATTTCTTTGCCAATACGCCGCTGAGCAAGGAGCCCAAAATGCTGGCGGTCTGCAAGGAAATTCGGGATTTCATCGCGGAGCGTCTGGAGCGTTTAACGTTAGCGGATTTGGCTTGA
- the pstC gene encoding phosphate ABC transporter permease subunit PstC, with amino-acid sequence MGLPNRTKRSLLYDRTAAGLMGVLARLSGLLVVVIAAGLFWKSVPILKNRSFSSLLFSSEWYPLRGQFGFLPFIMGSLWVTGTAMILAVPLCLLTAIYLAEYAPRAVREGVRPLIDLLAGIPSVVYGVWGVLVVVPWVKRAAGWFGYSTSGYCVLSAGIVLAVMIFPVIIHMTVEILRAVPQEIREASLSLGATQWQTIKKVVLRKAFGGVLAAIVLGLSRAFGETMAVLMVAGNAVRSPTGFLDAAYPLPALIANNYGEMMSIPLYDSAMMLACLILLGIVLVFNVLAKLVLMRIQKEIQ; translated from the coding sequence ATGGGGCTGCCGAATCGGACAAAACGCTCACTGCTGTATGACAGGACCGCCGCCGGCCTGATGGGGGTCTTGGCCCGGCTTTCCGGTCTGCTTGTGGTTGTGATTGCGGCGGGCCTTTTTTGGAAGTCTGTGCCGATTTTAAAGAATCGGTCTTTTTCATCGCTTCTGTTTTCGTCCGAATGGTATCCTTTGCGCGGGCAGTTTGGGTTTCTGCCGTTTATTATGGGGTCTTTGTGGGTGACGGGGACGGCGATGATTCTGGCGGTCCCGCTGTGTCTTTTGACGGCGATTTATCTGGCGGAGTATGCCCCGCGAGCCGTTCGCGAAGGGGTGCGTCCGCTGATAGACCTGCTGGCGGGGATTCCTTCGGTGGTGTATGGAGTCTGGGGGGTACTGGTTGTGGTGCCGTGGGTCAAGCGTGCCGCCGGCTGGTTTGGGTATTCAACGAGCGGGTACTGCGTGCTGTCGGCGGGAATTGTGCTGGCGGTGATGATTTTTCCGGTGATTATTCATATGACGGTGGAGATTTTGCGGGCGGTGCCGCAGGAGATTCGGGAGGCGTCGCTTTCGCTGGGGGCGACCCAGTGGCAGACGATTAAGAAGGTCGTTCTGCGGAAGGCCTTCGGCGGGGTGCTGGCGGCGATTGTTCTGGGGCTTTCGCGTGCGTTCGGGGAAACGATGGCGGTGCTGATGGTGGCGGGAAATGCGGTGCGTTCGCCGACGGGGTTTCTCGATGCGGCCTATCCGCTGCCGGCGCTGATTGCCAACAATTACGGCGAGATGATGTCGATTCCGCTGTATGATTCGGCGATGATGCTGGCGTGTCTGATTCTGCTGGGGATTGTTCTGGTGTTTAACGTGCTGGCCAAACTGGTGCTGATGCGGATTCAAAAAGAAATTCAGTAG
- a CDS encoding PstS family phosphate ABC transporter substrate-binding protein, whose protein sequence is MKRIVLGLCLAGVFVSSGCGKRTGDSSEGELNGTISISGAWALYPMAVRWAEEFRKIHPGVRIDISAGGAGKGMADCLSGAADLGMLSREIHNSELEKGAWPLAVVKDAVVAVANRNHPAAQTLLSRGLTRQECIDLWITGRLKTWGQLSGFSLNEPIHVYTRSDACGAAETWAKYLGKNQEDLQGIGVFGDPGLAEAVRKDPLGIGYNNVNYAYDAAAKKPMDGLMIVPLDLNENGRIDPEESFYGDRDEITGAIGQGRYPSPPARLLYLVSKGRPARPEVLAFLEWILRDGQAFADEAGYVPLSKEAAMKELEKLTR, encoded by the coding sequence ATGAAACGAATTGTGTTAGGACTGTGTTTGGCGGGGGTGTTTGTTTCCTCGGGCTGCGGGAAAAGAACGGGGGACTCTTCGGAAGGGGAATTGAACGGGACCATCTCGATTTCCGGGGCGTGGGCCCTGTATCCGATGGCGGTGCGGTGGGCGGAGGAGTTTCGCAAGATTCACCCGGGCGTGCGGATTGATATTTCTGCAGGAGGGGCCGGCAAAGGGATGGCGGATTGTCTGTCGGGAGCGGCGGATTTGGGGATGCTCTCGAGGGAGATTCACAATTCTGAGCTGGAGAAGGGGGCCTGGCCGCTGGCGGTAGTAAAAGATGCCGTCGTGGCCGTGGCCAATCGGAATCATCCGGCCGCACAGACGCTTTTGAGCCGGGGATTGACGCGGCAGGAATGCATCGATTTGTGGATAACCGGGCGATTGAAAACATGGGGGCAGCTGTCCGGATTTTCGCTGAACGAACCGATTCATGTGTACACCCGTTCCGATGCCTGCGGGGCGGCGGAGACCTGGGCGAAGTATTTGGGAAAAAATCAGGAGGATTTGCAGGGAATCGGGGTCTTTGGGGACCCGGGACTTGCGGAGGCTGTGCGAAAAGACCCGCTGGGGATTGGGTACAACAATGTTAATTATGCCTATGATGCGGCCGCGAAGAAACCGATGGACGGGCTGATGATTGTGCCGCTGGATTTGAACGAAAACGGCCGGATTGACCCGGAGGAATCGTTCTACGGCGACCGTGATGAAATAACCGGTGCGATTGGCCAGGGACGGTATCCTTCGCCGCCGGCCCGTTTGCTGTATCTGGTTTCGAAGGGCAGGCCCGCCCGGCCGGAAGTGCTGGCTTTTCTGGAATGGATTCTTCGGGATGGGCAGGCGTTTGCGGACGAGGCCGGATATGTGCCGCTTTCGAAAGAGGCGGCGATGAAGGAACTGGAAAAGCTCACCCGATGA